CGGCACGGTCGATGACGTCGAGCTGACGCGTTGCGTTCACGAGGCGAACCTGCTCAGACTGACCGTGGATCGTCACCTGGTCCCCGACGAGCTGGGCCAACTGGCTTGCGGTGACCTGGGCTCCTCCCACCAAGGCTCGGGAGCGACGCGTCGTGATGTGTCGGGCGCAAATGACCTCACCGTCCTCGACGGTTCCGCCCAGGTCATTGATGAGTTCACCGTCGCACGCGTCGAGAACCGCCTCGATGACGGCGCGATCACATCCATGACGGACCAGCCCGGTGTCGGCCTTGTCCCCCAGCAGCAGTCCGATACCGGTGACCACCATCGTCTTGCCGGCACCCGTCTCGCCGGTGACCGCTGTCAACGCGGGAGAGGGCTCAAGGACCGTCTCGTCAATGACACCCAGCCCGCAAATCCGGACGCTGCGAATCACGAGTTCTCCCCTGGATGGTCGAGTCCGCGACCTTGACGCCACCCGCTGACCGGAAGCTCGAACTTCTTGACCAGACGGGAGGTGAAGGGTTGGGCGGCCAGGCGGGCGATGCGCAGACGGTCGGGGTGACGCACGACGGTGATCCTCTCCCCCGGTCGCACCGTGCAGGAGCGGCGTCCGTCGCACCACAGCACCGCCGATTCCGACCCGTCGGGCTGGATGTCGAGGTCAACACGAGCGGCTGGGCTCATCACGAGAGGGCGAGCAAAGAGGGCATGGGCGCTGAGCGGCACCATGAGCATGGCATCGAGATCGGGCCACATGACCGGGCCGCCGGCAGAGAAGGCGTAGGCGGTCGACCCGGTCGGCGTGGAGACGAGGATCCCATCACAATTCCAGCGCTGCACGGGAAGTTCGTCCACGGATGCCAGCACGTCGAGCATGCGGCGGCGGGCAGCCTTCTCCAGGGACACCTCATTGACGGCGAAGGAGGTCCAGCGACGCTGACCGGAATGCTCGGTGACGGTGATGTTGAGACCCAGACGATCCTCCACCGTGTAGTCGCGCGAACAGACCTTCGTGACCAGATCGGCCATGTCGGAGCGTTCCAATTCGGCCAAGAATCCGATATGGCCCAGGTTGACCCCGATCATGGGGACCTGACGAGGCAGGGACCACTCTGCGGCGCGCAGGATCGTGCCGTCACCACCGAAGACGACGGCGACTTCAGCCTCATGGGTGAACTCTGCGAAACCCTGAACCGCGATTCCAGGGAGTTTTTCCGTCATCGGCTCGACCTGATCGTCGGGAACGGCGCAGCCAATGTTTCTGCCAGCCATCTCCGTGATGAACTCGGCAGCCGCGTCAAAGGCATCGTCACGGGTGGCATGGGTGACGACGACAACGTATCTGGAAGGGCTCGTGTCGTTCACATCACCACAGTAGCGGGCCAGTGTGACCTGTCTGGTCCGCTGTCAGAGACTGGAGCGTTCCAACAGGACGAAGTGCTCAACATTTCCGTCCTGTCCAGGTAAGGGGCTGTCACATTCGCCGCGCAGCACCCACCCCAGCGTCTCG
The genomic region above belongs to Cutibacterium equinum and contains:
- a CDS encoding NAD kinase; translated protein: MARYCGDVNDTSPSRYVVVVTHATRDDAFDAAAEFITEMAGRNIGCAVPDDQVEPMTEKLPGIAVQGFAEFTHEAEVAVVFGGDGTILRAAEWSLPRQVPMIGVNLGHIGFLAELERSDMADLVTKVCSRDYTVEDRLGLNITVTEHSGQRRWTSFAVNEVSLEKAARRRMLDVLASVDELPVQRWNCDGILVSTPTGSTAYAFSAGGPVMWPDLDAMLMVPLSAHALFARPLVMSPAARVDLDIQPDGSESAVLWCDGRRSCTVRPGERITVVRHPDRLRIARLAAQPFTSRLVKKFELPVSGWRQGRGLDHPGENS